CACAACCTTCTAATTTCATTTATCGTTATTTGACTAATAGACAACTCTATCATGACTTAGAAACAATGCCTTAGAAACAAAGACTTAGAAACAAAGACTTCAAATTAATGACTTTGAATTTGCAGCCTCAATCGGCGGCATCAAATGATGGGCCAACAGAAATGTCCCCTTCGCCGATGCCTCAGAATGTGTGGCCGCCTCCTCATTGGGTGACTTACATGCAGCAGTTCCAGCAGAACCCTTCGTGATCgcagcacccgccgccgccgtagtcgTGAGTTGTGCTTGTATGGACATGCACTCTTTGTATAGACTATCGTTTGAACTTATACTTGTATGGACATGTATGAACTACCAGTGCTTGTATGGACTTGTATCGACTACATTTGGGCTTGTATGCATTGCGGTATTTGCTATATTTGCATTTGGACTTCTATGGATTGAATGTGATGCAAATTGTGATATATGAAATGATCGTGACATTTGATGCAATATATATGAATTGCCTGTGATGTTAATTTGATTGGAATCTGAAATATTTGtgattaaacaaaaaaaatgaatctgaaaattaattttgccgtgtgctgccattttttgccgtgtgccatggcaaggcacacggcaaaacttccattctttgtcgtgtgcctgtccacgtggcacacggcaaaggtggcattgtttgccgtgtgcctaggacagagcacacggcaaacaggctGTTCCACGGGGTGTTTGCCAGTGCACTTTATTTTGCCGTGGGGCCAatattgcacacggcaaagtgtttgccgtgtgcctgagatgtagcacacggcaaactagctCTTTGCCGGCCGTTGTTTACCGTGGGCTGTTTGCTgtgtgttacactcggcaaacactttgccgagtgtaaaccggcatttgccgtgtgcccttggCACACGGTAAATAGGCACAGTCCCGTAGTGTCTCGTGAACCCAACTGATGGCCTATTCCCCTTTTTTTTGTTAAAACTGACTTGCAGTAAATTAAGATGAAAAGATCAACTAGCTaattaagcaaattaaatcaATATAAAACTAACTGCTCCGATCCAAGACCAGTCATCCTACCGGACTCGATCCAACGACACCCATCGTATTctacctttttttttaaaaaagtccAATAATTGTGCCTAGCTTTTTCCATGGTTTGTAACCACTCCCTTATATTTCTTGTACAAGCACTCCACCTCAACCAGCCTACAAGTCCTACTTTTGCTAGCTTCCGGTCAGAAGAAGCCATAGAAGACACAAAGTTggcaaggaagaagaggagaaggaaggggAAAGAGGAACAGCGGCGACGCGCGTCTACCTATCATAGTCTCGCATATCGATCAGAATCGGATGTGAAGAATTTGAAGCTCATTTTTGAATCATCTTTCCTGCTTCAGTCCAGTTGGGAGACGTCCGAGCCGAGAGGATCCGGTCGATAATTAAGGTGATCAAGAAGCTACCTCTGCACAGGTAGCGGCTGCTTGTGCATGCAGGTTGCTGGCATATAGGCAAGTGATTGCATGCATGGGGGATAGGCCATGGCAGCAGCCACATGAGCAGGCTTACTATCCACACGCTGGGATGGTTCAAgctgcttcctcctccgcccATGGCGGTCTCATGTAAACCCCTAAACACACAGATATTCTGAATTAAGTCGATCTTGCTTTACTTTCTTGCAAATAGATAGAATCGAAGGCTGATCTTGCTTACTTGTCTTCCCCCCTTCTGAAGAACATGaatatatttcttgaatttgtGCTTCGCCCCCTAATTTGTCTGTTTTTTCAACAGTTTAACTTCTCGGCCTGTGCTTTTTCTAAGGTTTCAGAGTTGTTTTCGTATGATTAGCTAGCTACGCAGCAGGCGTGCATGATTAGGAAAACATAAAGAATCTGTTATCTGtctctttatctaaaaaaaaacttatcGGTCTGACTTAACACTTCTGGAGATTATGAATGAATGAAGTTTGGGCGCCCTTGATTTGAAAGTAGCTCGTGCTTTTAAATTGTCTATACTTTGCATATGTAATATTCACTACTCGTGACGCATCTTAGAGAATGTAATGGTGCAACCAATGCATGCATACGCCAGAAGTTTTTCTATTTCATTTAAGTAATTATGAAATGTCAATCCTCTAAGAAAAGTTTAACTGCCGGGTCTTAGGTTTTTTACTGATCTTTCTTTCTCTTAAATATCGTAAACTTTCCCCAAAAGATCAGAATGAATCGGGTAGCATTCTAGTGGATTTATTGTTCATCATGTGATAGCTTGCTCAGACATCTCGTCCTCATTTTAATTATCCCCTTCGGTGGAGTACACGGTTCTTATATGAAGGAACTAGTAACTAACCCAATCATAATGATGCTATTGCAATCAATTTTGTAACTTTGTCGCGTGTATTAATCTGTGCAAGTGCTGCAGAAAGGAAGCTGGAGGGGGATACGACATGGCAGAATTCGATCAAGCCCTCCTCCTCTACCTCAACAGCCAGGATCAAACATCATCATCAGCTATTCAAGATCAACCTCGTAAGCCATACTTAACTCCGGCTTTTTCATAATATGTCACAATCAATAATGCAAATCTTATGCATATATAGCTGTAATGGGCCAGAGGGAATAAACTTTTTCCCAATCATATGAACTTTATCTGTTGCTTCATATATGGTTTCATACATGCCAAATAAAGTAAGCATGGCATGTAGCATGCATCTACTAATACCCCCTGATTGGATATGGTTACACGAGTATGGAGCAAAGAaagtattttttataaaaaaaagtatGGAGCAAATTAAAGATGTGCGGCAATGGCGATCAATAAAACTCTCAGTCGTTTTTAATTTCCCTCTTTTGTGTTTGTCAAGCTTTTTCTGTCTGGCAAAAGCCAGTTTCAGTAGGAAAAAAAGGAGTTAATCCCTGCTAGTTCAAGGAGAGTGACATGTAACAAACACCTGCTCATGTATGTGTTCATCCTAGGTCGTTTTCTGCTCAAACAAGGCAGTTAGGCAGAGATGTGATTTCTCATTGCCTACATAGCTCGCTTGTCGCTCCTTCACCGCTTCACTGTTCCCAACAGCAACCATATTGCGGATGCATTTTTACCTCGCTCATATATTCAACCCGATTAGCTCTAGATACGTTTTTAACTGTTACTTAGCTTGTAGAATACTATTAGTGACATACTTGCTGGACACCTAATATCACTGTACATGTACATGTacacatgtatatatattttcTCGGACAGCAGTCGTATTGTGCACCGTAAAAGACCACGTATATATATTATCTGTGCACATTCCAGTTCCcatcttttattatatatatttatatgcaaGTATATGGTACGGCGTGATCATGCTGCATGTGCGGACATTGTGCAGAAACTCTCAACATCTTCCCATCTCAGCCAATGCACGTCGTCGAGCCTGCACTACCGAAGGTATGTACTTGTGGAGCTGAGTGCGACTCTTAATCTCTTGCATCGATCTTGCTTCTGAAGTTCTGAATTCTGATCGATGAGCTTCATTCAATTCCTAGCAGGGATCCATGGGGGCTAACAACACAACGCCGAACGCCTGCAGCGGCCCTTCTTCgaagcggccgccgccggcaggagGCTCGAAGGACGGCAAGACGGCTGCCGTCAAGGTCAGTACGTTCAGCTATTTCTATTTGTGACAATGTACTAGTCTGAAGCTGTGAGCATGTACATAAGCATTATCTCTGCACGTCCACGGCTTAGTATGCTAGATTGTGAAATGGCAAGCACGCATTTCTATGCTCGGGTGTGCTGTGCCTTGTCCGGCCGTGCTTGACGCCGtccatgtcgtcgtcgtcgtcagagaGAAGCAGGGAGCAGCGGTGGCGCCATTGGCAGCGGGACGCCGTCGACCTCGAACCAACAGGAGGGCCCCAGGTCGACGCCGGACGCCAAGACGCTGAGAAGGCTCGCTCAGAACAGGGAGGCGGCAAGGAAGAGCAGGCTCCGAAAGAAGGTATTTCATCCTGTATTACCTAACCAACAAATAAAGTGAGTCCTAAAAGATGAAAAGaatggaaagtttggatttaTCACGCAATTAGTGTAATTCCCACGTCTGTTTTTCTGTGccatatataaatttataaAAGTAGCTAGTCTTCCATGCTGGCCTGGATATAGGACGATTCATGTTCCTTTTTGTTATTTTGTCTGTTGTGTCTCAAACTGAAGGCTTACATTCAGAACCTAGAGACAAGCAGGATTAGGCTGTCCCAGCTGGAACAAGAGCTGCACAGATCCAGAACTCAGGTATATATGACACTGAAAGAGGAATACATCCTATATGGTTGTACACCTAAACCATCCAAGTTCATCTTaattcttcattttttttagaaaaaaaacaacAGAAACTTAAGCAAAGTTATTGTTGAAAAGTATGGGCTAACTGAGTTTGTTTCGTGCATGTCGCCGCCAAATGAAAATCATCCAGGGAGCAGTGTTTGGTGGTGGAATTCTTTCTGGTAGCAATGGCGGACTAAGCCCAGGCATGCAGATCAAAACCCTAGCCAGCTAAACTGATCATATATACATTGCAGATTCATGATCTTGTGCAAAGTAAGTAACAACTGCATTGGTAATAATATTATTAATTATTACTGCAAACTGTTCGCAGAGGCGGCATGGTTCGACATGGAGCACGCGCGGTGGCAGGAGGAGCACGGCAAGATGATGCGGCACCtgcgggcggcgctggaggcggaggagcacgccgcggcgctggcgccggcggcggacgcgCAGCTGCGGCAGATGGTGGACGCGGCCGTGGCGCACCACGGCGTGCTGGCGGAGCTGAgggccgcggtggcgcgggcCGACGCGTTCCACCTCGTGTCCGGGGCGTGGGCGTCCGCAGCCGAGCGCTGCTTCCTCTGGATCGGCGGCTTCCGCCCCTCGGAGCTCATCAAGGTTAGTTCCAACAACTTTAACTGACTCCTTAATTAGTACACTGCTGGCTAATTAAATTagtttattttaatttatgaacTAATTAATAAACTTATCCCCAATTCGATCGTATCAGTATTCAGTAACCACACGGGAAACGCTGAGCTCAAGCTTGTGTAAGCATGAGCTCACCGGTTCTAGtacctttaattttttttattggtACGGTGTGCTGAAAAACGATTATGCAGTAAAAGTACGTGTCATGACTCAACTAATTTCGACCCACACACCACAGAGATCTTGTTCGTGTACAAGCATGCATGTGTCATACTCACGACTCATGATTGACTAGAAGCAACCTGTACAGGACAATTATATGTTACGAAATAAATACATATTGAAAAATAAAGGAAAGTACTGTTTTGTAATACTAATGGACAGACATTAGGTACAAGCATACGTGGACAAATCACAGATGTACATGATGGATTAGCTAGCTGATTAGGTAGGTCGTCAGAGGTCCCAGCAGTTGATGGAACAGTTAAGCCTTTGGAACTGTCTTTGGACTTTGCTTAGGCTGTACTAACATCCATATCTACTGCATACTACAATGTGACTGTTACTTTCTGCAACTGCAACAGGGTTAGGTTAGATAGGAGAGATGGGGACGGGGATGGTTAACTTACCTACAACAATGCAAAGGACGTGTTTAACCCGTGTAGTATGCCTTTTGTTTCGGCTTCTAGATGGATCGGTTGGAATTGAAACTGAGAAACCGAGTTCCCAAAATAAAATCTTAAGTTTCGTCAACATATAACTCAATCATATGAACGACCAACCTAGCCTCTTATGAAAAAAGTCCACATTAACATTATTACCACCTaaaaagtgtgtgtgtgtgtgtgtgtgtgtgtgtgttatcaTATCTATGGCTTAATTTCGTATGCTTTTttacatgagagagagagagaggatgaactttttttttttgaaaattgagAGAAGATGAACTGATTAGCCACCATGCACGCTATGCTCCCGCAGGTAGCCGTCCGACATGCTGAGCCCCTGACGGAGCCACAGGCGATGGGCGTCTGCGGCGTGCAGCAGTGggcgagggaggcggaggcggcgctggacCACGAGCTGCAGGCGATGCACCGCTCCGTCGCGGAGGCCGTCTcctccgacgcggcggcgctgctctgcCCCTACTCCGACGTGCCCGGCTACATGGCCGTCATGTCCCTCGCCATCGGCAAGCTCGCCTCCCTCGAAGCCTTCGTCAGACAAGTAAACAAACAAACAGCCTAGCTGCATCCCAGCATGTTTACATACATATAAAGTGAAACATTGACAAGAACAATGGTGATTGGTTACTGGTGAATAATGGATGAATCATCTCATGGTTGCGTTTGCAGGCGGACGCGCTGAGGCTGCAGGCGCTGCACCGGCTGCCGCAGATCCTGACAGCGCGGCAGTCAGCGCGGTGCTTCCTCGCCATCGCCGACTACTCCCACCGCCTCCGCGCGCTCAGCGAGCTCTGGCATAACCGGCCGCGCCACGAACCGCCGGCGACCACACCGGCGTCCGGGTCCAGCCACGGACCACCCTACCAAAGTAGTAGGGATGGTTTGGTATAGATACAGCCTCACGGACAGTGATGGAATAGTTTCAGATATACACACATATAGAGGTGATCAGGAATTCAGATGACCCATTTCTCGACTATTTGACATCAGTTCTAGGAGTATTTATATATTATAAATGTGTATACACAAAGGATAAATAGGAGCTGATTCAGCAGTATGAGATAGGAAGGAATAACCATTGAAACTGCCAAATTGCCAAGCTGATTCATTCAGTATTGACATGTCAGACACTTTGATAAATGGTGAGAAAATAAGGTATTGCAGAACTACTGCCAGATAATGGGGCGTTACATGATATTTGATGTACAGCCAGCCTCCCTCCGATCTCAtgcgaaaaaaaaacaattaaaTTACAACAAATCGTCATTTACGAAAACCCTTCAGCACAGGGTGTACCACCAAATATGGCATGTGGTCATGGGTTCAGCTGATCTTGTAAACCCAAGTTCAGAAACAGTCACAACATAAAACTAGCATCACAGGAATGACTTCCCTCTGGTGTTACAATCTGTCAAGGGCATCAACGATGGCCTTGCGGAACGCATCGTTGTGGAGGAAAAAGGAGGAAACATGGCCACCTGTTACCCATCGGACTTCTGAGCCTGGCCATGCCTTCTGGAGCTCCATAACTGAATGTCTGGGAATGTAGCCATCATCCTGAAAAGAGAACATAGATTCAGATTAGAAGAAAGCTCCAGCCGAATAATAATACTCGAGTAAGCAATCTCTTTGTCTGAGATAAGGAGGTAATTAACCAACCTTCAAAAGATAAGAGTGCTTAAGTAAACTATCTGCTATCAGATTTCATTTCCTGAACATTGCTGAAGCGCTATATTAACGTGCTAAAAACAGTGCAGGTAAAAGATATAATGAGAAAATTCAGAGTCCATCCACTGTAATAGTAGTAAAATAGCCAGTCAACTAGTGATATAATCCGGTTTTGGTTACTCTATCAGAAACGTGAAACCAAGTAAAAGACTCTAGCAGGAAAACAATCATGTTTTCGGAGATCATAAATTGACGTTAGAAGGCATAGAAAAGGTAGAGCAACACTAACCGTTGCACCAACAAAGATGACAGCCTGCGGGTTCTTTGGGACTGGAAATCGAGTGACGTCAGTCAAAGACAACACTGACCGCAACCTATCTCTGACTTGCTCGATAGTGATCCCAGTTTTCTGCGCTGCATCTTCTGTCAAAGATGTTACATCTTGAGTAATTGCTGCTGCATCTTCTCTCAACACATCCCAAGCCGTGGCATATTTGTAGACTCCTTCACAGAAAGGTACCACGGCAGAGTGTGGAGCGAGAAATGGCAGTGTGGCAATTGGTGTAGGATGCAGGGATCCCACCATCGCAGCATGGACACCACCTGTGTTGTCAGCAAAGAACCCTTTCTTAGAAAAATGTACAGGGAAtcttaaaaaaaacagaaatctATAAGATTCAGATGGCTTTGACAAATTTTACAAATAGGTTGCTACATTACTTTTAAGGCACACTTCAATCATGAGCGAAGCCAGTATTACATACCCATGCTGAGTCCACATATGCCCATCTTGCCATAGCCAGCCTCAGTCTGCAGCCAGTACAGTAGACTGCGAGCTTCATCAATTGTAGCTTTCCCTAAGAGTAACAAGTCACTCACACACTGGAGCTTTGCACCACGCTGCATACTAGGACGACGCTGTCCATAATAGGGGCTGTGGTTCATGAGATATCAGATCTTGGCAGGGTTCACAATATCGCTCGAAATTTCACGGTATACCCGATATTTCGGTTTTATCGGCGGGGTCcgatattttttttaccggccgaaattgattttttgaatatttgtttcactaaaaaataaatttaaaaagtaaacataaaaaaataaaaaataaaaataaaaatcccGATATTCCCGATATTTCGACTTTATCGGTGATggccgattttttttttcataccgGAATTAAAAACCCTGGATCTTGGTGAATCGTGGATGAAAATATTATACCAAAGAATGCAAGTAACTCTCACCTCTCAAGAACCATAGTTGCAATATTGTTCTTCAGAAGAGGCCCGCCGAGCCGAAGCCTGCGCTCAAATGTGTGATCACCAGTGcctattttatttcaaaaactttagatTGATTCATTAGATTAGAGCAAAGGCATACTTTTATTGGAAACAAAAAAGTGGCACAGGTTTTTGAAAAAATGGAAAAGATTTTTTCGAGTCACAACTTTGTAATACTCCTACTCATGAATTAATATGAAACTAACAGTTAAAAGAGAATAACCATTGCTTGATTTTGGCACCAGGTAAGGGAGAAAAGTTTTTATTGTCGAACAGGAATGTTAAATTTGGCAGTGCTAGAAAGCCAGCAGGCTAATACATTCATACAACATTCTCCCAGCAACACAGAAAAAAGCTggtgaaaagaaaataaaaagaggAATGCATACAAGCCAAACATTCATATCAGAAAATGGTTTTCCTAACCTGTCCAGTGAATTAGGAAAAAGATCTAATGAACTAAAAAATCATGTACCTGCAAGATGGACCACACATGCCATCTTCTCTGGTGTGATGTTTTTAGGAGTAAGAAAAGCAACTCTTGCATTGTGACTCTCTGGGGGCAATGCGTCGATTAATCTCTCATCACACGTAGTCCGGAAAACACCCTCTCGCAGACAAGAACTGTTTGTCTCCCAAACTGTTTTCCACATTGGATGCACAGCAGTTGGTGGCCAGTTCTGGCAATGTGCCTCAGGGAATAACTGCTTCACCATCCTCTCTAGCAAATCAAGTTTGGTACCTCCCCATCCTTTTGAGAAAAACGGTGTTCCTAATTTGGTGCGATGAAGAAGAGTTCCATATATGTGGTCCAGTACATAATGTACTAACCCAAGATTAACCGATACCATATTCAACCACTGGTTGAATAAAACTGACTCTTCAGGCCTTAATATATAACTGAAAATCACAGGGACCAAGATATGCCTGCAATACAAAAATTAACAAGAATCCAGGTGAGCATACTGTACAAGATCAATGTATCAGGAACACTTCACAGAAGGAAAATGGTCTGCGCCATATCACAGTAGAGGTTCACTAATTTGGCAAGCTTGAAGCAAAAAATTGTTTCAAGTAGATGAAGGCGCCAGCTTGAAATTTGGATAGGGCATAGCAAGACAAAGTAAGAATTCAAGCAGATATATAGACCAGTGAGCTACAAGAGCTAAGTCCAGATTTGTATAGAATTAGTAACCATGATCAGAGTAGGGAACTCCTGAGGGCCAAACTAGAGTAGTGAGTTCTGAAACTGGACTAACCAATCAACCCTAAATGAACACTAACTACTAACCAACCACAAAAAAATTGAACTCAAATATTTCTTAAGAGGCAGATGACCTGACCATAATACATTTTTAGTGATTCAATCTCCTAGATATGAAAAGGAAACATGGTGTGAAAAGGAGCCTTCTTCATTTGATAATTTGAAACACGTTTGCTTGTATCGACCCATTCCAACAACCACATAATGTTTCCGCACATATCGACAGCAATAGCAGATGCTATGACTGACAACTAAATTTCAGTCAGAACTAGTCAGCTGCCATCGATTTTGTATAATGTAGCATCATTTCATCACATACAAGTACGACAACCACAGCATAGACATCCAGGGCAGTGAAAACAACAACTTTTCCGCGGAGGAATGCATCTAATTGAGGTAGATCCTGAACAAATCCGATTAAGCTCACTAGCAAACATTGCGCAGATGCAATGCAGGTTCTCAGATGCACTCATCCCAGCACGCACAGAACATATCAT
This window of the Panicum virgatum strain AP13 chromosome 1K, P.virgatum_v5, whole genome shotgun sequence genome carries:
- the LOC120648962 gene encoding transcription factor TGAL9-like isoform X1 produces the protein MGDRPWQQPHEQAYYPHAGMVQAASSSAHGGLIRKEAGGGYDMAEFDQALLLYLNSQDQTSSSAIQDQPQTLNIFPSQPMHVVEPALPKGSMGANNTTPNACSGPSSKRPPPAGGSKDGKTAAVKREAGSSGGAIGSGTPSTSNQQEGPRSTPDAKTLRRLAQNREAARKSRLRKKAYIQNLETSRIRLSQLEQELHRSRTQGAVFGGGILSGSNGGLSPEAAWFDMEHARWQEEHGKMMRHLRAALEAEEHAAALAPAADAQLRQMVDAAVAHHGVLAELRAAVARADAFHLVSGAWASAAERCFLWIGGFRPSELIKVAVRHAEPLTEPQAMGVCGVQQWAREAEAALDHELQAMHRSVAEAVSSDAAALLCPYSDVPGYMAVMSLAIGKLASLEAFVRQADALRLQALHRLPQILTARQSARCFLAIADYSHRLRALSELWHNRPRHEPPATTPASGSSHGPPYQSSRDGLV
- the LOC120648962 gene encoding transcription factor TGAL9-like isoform X2, with amino-acid sequence MGDRPWQQPHEQAYYPHAGMVQAASSSAHGGLIKEAGGGYDMAEFDQALLLYLNSQDQTSSSAIQDQPQTLNIFPSQPMHVVEPALPKGSMGANNTTPNACSGPSSKRPPPAGGSKDGKTAAVKREAGSSGGAIGSGTPSTSNQQEGPRSTPDAKTLRRLAQNREAARKSRLRKKAYIQNLETSRIRLSQLEQELHRSRTQGAVFGGGILSGSNGGLSPEAAWFDMEHARWQEEHGKMMRHLRAALEAEEHAAALAPAADAQLRQMVDAAVAHHGVLAELRAAVARADAFHLVSGAWASAAERCFLWIGGFRPSELIKVAVRHAEPLTEPQAMGVCGVQQWAREAEAALDHELQAMHRSVAEAVSSDAAALLCPYSDVPGYMAVMSLAIGKLASLEAFVRQADALRLQALHRLPQILTARQSARCFLAIADYSHRLRALSELWHNRPRHEPPATTPASGSSHGPPYQSSRDGLV
- the LOC120648962 gene encoding transcription factor TGAL9-like isoform X3 translates to MAEFDQALLLYLNSQDQTSSSAIQDQPQTLNIFPSQPMHVVEPALPKGSMGANNTTPNACSGPSSKRPPPAGGSKDGKTAAVKREAGSSGGAIGSGTPSTSNQQEGPRSTPDAKTLRRLAQNREAARKSRLRKKAYIQNLETSRIRLSQLEQELHRSRTQGAVFGGGILSGSNGGLSPEAAWFDMEHARWQEEHGKMMRHLRAALEAEEHAAALAPAADAQLRQMVDAAVAHHGVLAELRAAVARADAFHLVSGAWASAAERCFLWIGGFRPSELIKVAVRHAEPLTEPQAMGVCGVQQWAREAEAALDHELQAMHRSVAEAVSSDAAALLCPYSDVPGYMAVMSLAIGKLASLEAFVRQADALRLQALHRLPQILTARQSARCFLAIADYSHRLRALSELWHNRPRHEPPATTPASGSSHGPPYQSSRDGLV
- the LOC120648962 gene encoding transcription factor TGAL9-like isoform X4, whose amino-acid sequence is MCGHCAETLNIFPSQPMHVVEPALPKGSMGANNTTPNACSGPSSKRPPPAGGSKDGKTAAVKREAGSSGGAIGSGTPSTSNQQEGPRSTPDAKTLRRLAQNREAARKSRLRKKAYIQNLETSRIRLSQLEQELHRSRTQGAVFGGGILSGSNGGLSPEAAWFDMEHARWQEEHGKMMRHLRAALEAEEHAAALAPAADAQLRQMVDAAVAHHGVLAELRAAVARADAFHLVSGAWASAAERCFLWIGGFRPSELIKVAVRHAEPLTEPQAMGVCGVQQWAREAEAALDHELQAMHRSVAEAVSSDAAALLCPYSDVPGYMAVMSLAIGKLASLEAFVRQADALRLQALHRLPQILTARQSARCFLAIADYSHRLRALSELWHNRPRHEPPATTPASGSSHGPPYQSSRDGLV
- the LOC120648951 gene encoding protein ABHD18-like, producing the protein MAREAGPFPRLPFPVWLAAPSGPPTPLPPPLPSAELDGGRWSHLLLFRPRLPFHRLGPCITAAATRTAQLVPARRSRCTPPPHLCFSPPFPSLSIYLLSWCSVPGGGDLASGGAIRSLQRRAPTRHILVPVIFSYILRPEESVLFNQWLNMVSVNLGLVHYVLDHIYGTLLHRTKLGTPFFSKGWGGTKLDLLERMVKQLFPEAHCQNWPPTAVHPMWKTVWETNSSCLREGVFRTTCDERLIDALPPESHNARVAFLTPKNITPEKMACVVHLAGTGDHTFERRLRLGGPLLKNNIATMVLESPYYGQRRPSMQRGAKLQCVSDLLLLGKATIDEARSLLYWLQTEAGYGKMGICGLSMGGVHAAMVGSLHPTPIATLPFLAPHSAVVPFCEGVYKYATAWDVLREDAAAITQDVTSLTEDAAQKTGITIEQVRDRLRSVLSLTDVTRFPVPKNPQAVIFVGATDDGYIPRHSVMELQKAWPGSEVRWVTGGHVSSFFLHNDAFRKAIVDALDRL